One region of Actinomycetota bacterium genomic DNA includes:
- the lipA gene encoding lipoyl synthase — MRTQPVVPPDARRLRLLDEDSRRRAGVARPAYGGVRAGRKPPWLKTTLRRGENFQELKRLMAGLDLNTVCEQAGCPNISECWEVREATFLIGGDNCTRRCGFCQIRTGKPVAYDRDEPRRVAEAVAHLGLRFAVITGVARDDLPDGGAWLFAECIRQVRARLPDCGVEVLPSDFSMDLSALQQVCAEEPDVFAHNVETVERLYPVVRPGFRYRGSLRFLDEARRRLPDRCATKSNIIAGMGETDEEIVAVMRDLRDVGVSLLTIGQYLQPSPNHLRLDRYVTPADFAELRRIGEDELGFDHVEAGPMVRSSYHAGQQAIDAGTWAPTGDQPGAADNRATAVHISAAGARSAETLDTDPARQPPC; from the coding sequence GTGAGAACCCAGCCCGTCGTCCCTCCCGACGCGCGGCGTCTGCGACTGCTGGACGAGGACAGCCGCCGCCGTGCGGGCGTCGCCCGCCCCGCGTACGGCGGGGTCCGCGCGGGGCGGAAGCCACCGTGGCTGAAGACGACCCTGCGCCGCGGGGAGAACTTCCAGGAGCTGAAGCGGCTGATGGCCGGCCTGGATCTCAACACCGTGTGCGAGCAGGCCGGCTGCCCCAACATCTCCGAATGCTGGGAGGTGCGGGAGGCGACCTTCCTCATCGGTGGAGACAACTGCACCCGCCGCTGCGGGTTCTGTCAGATCCGGACCGGGAAGCCGGTCGCCTACGACCGTGACGAGCCGCGCCGCGTCGCGGAGGCGGTCGCGCATCTGGGACTGCGGTTCGCCGTCATCACCGGCGTGGCGCGAGATGATCTGCCGGACGGCGGTGCGTGGCTGTTCGCGGAGTGCATCCGCCAGGTCCGGGCCCGGCTGCCCGACTGTGGGGTCGAGGTGCTGCCGAGCGACTTCTCCATGGACCTGTCGGCGCTGCAGCAGGTCTGCGCCGAGGAGCCCGACGTGTTCGCCCACAACGTCGAGACCGTCGAGCGTCTCTACCCGGTCGTCCGCCCCGGTTTCCGCTACCGCGGATCGCTGCGTTTCCTGGACGAGGCACGCCGGCGGCTCCCGGACCGCTGCGCCACCAAGTCGAACATCATCGCCGGCATGGGAGAGACCGACGAGGAGATCGTCGCCGTGATGCGTGATCTGCGCGACGTCGGCGTGTCGCTGCTGACCATCGGGCAGTACCTGCAGCCCTCCCCCAACCACCTCCGCCTCGACCGGTACGTCACCCCGGCGGACTTCGCCGAGTTGCGGCGCATCGGCGAGGACGAACTCGGCTTCGACCACGTGGAAGCCGGCCCGATGGTGCGCTCCAGCTACCACGCCGGCCAGCAGGCGATCGACGCGGGGACGTGGGCGCCGACGGGCGACCAGCCGGGCGCAGCAGACAACCGAGCGACGGCCGTGCACATCAGCGCGGCGGGCGCGCGATCCGCCGAGACGCTCGACACCGACCCAGCGAGGCAACCCCCGTGCTGA
- a CDS encoding mechanosensitive ion channel family protein: MRFQTETPTDPAQQVVERVSDVEWWFGIVNSATRAAIVLVAAFVLARLAKRGVRRWVSRATVRSLSRMDETRRMRAELRAKTLGDVMADSTRVVIWTLAVITALGQFGIALGPLIAGAGIAGVALGFGAQSLVKDFFSGFFILLEDQYGVGDVVQVDPDVSGRVEDITMRVTRLRSLDGTVWFVPNGEVRFLGNRSKEWARALVDFQVSYGSDLDDAMEVIRDAAAELRQSEEIGPKILEDVEILGVEMLGDSGVTIRTFIKTQPLEQWTVSRHFRREVKRGFDARGIEIPFPHRKLIIADGRIPRQRPDGPGAVVSSESGET, from the coding sequence GTGCGGTTTCAGACGGAGACCCCGACCGATCCCGCTCAGCAGGTCGTCGAACGCGTGAGCGACGTGGAGTGGTGGTTCGGGATCGTCAACAGCGCCACCCGGGCCGCGATCGTCCTGGTCGCTGCGTTCGTGCTCGCGCGACTCGCCAAGCGCGGGGTGCGCCGGTGGGTCAGCCGTGCCACCGTCCGCAGCCTGTCGCGCATGGACGAGACACGCCGGATGCGCGCCGAGCTGCGGGCGAAGACACTCGGCGACGTCATGGCGGACAGCACGCGGGTGGTGATCTGGACGCTGGCGGTGATCACGGCCCTGGGGCAGTTCGGCATCGCACTGGGACCGCTGATCGCCGGTGCGGGGATCGCCGGTGTCGCGCTGGGCTTCGGGGCACAGAGCCTGGTGAAGGATTTCTTCTCGGGGTTCTTCATCCTCCTCGAGGACCAGTACGGCGTCGGCGACGTGGTGCAGGTCGACCCGGATGTCAGCGGGCGCGTCGAGGACATCACCATGCGGGTGACCCGGTTGCGTTCCCTGGACGGGACGGTGTGGTTCGTGCCCAACGGCGAGGTCCGCTTCCTGGGGAACAGATCGAAGGAGTGGGCGCGCGCGCTGGTCGACTTCCAGGTGTCCTACGGATCCGACCTCGACGATGCCATGGAGGTCATCCGCGACGCCGCGGCGGAACTGCGCCAGAGCGAGGAGATCGGCCCCAAGATCCTCGAGGACGTCGAGATCCTCGGCGTGGAGATGCTGGGCGACTCAGGTGTGACCATCCGGACGTTCATCAAGACGCAACCGCTCGAGCAGTGGACGGTCAGCCGCCACTTCCGGCGCGAGGTCAAGCGCGGGTTCGACGCCCGCGGGATCGAGATCCCCTTCCCGCACCGCAAGTTGATCATCGCGGACGGTCGGATCCCTCGCCAGCGCCCCGACGGACCCGGCGCGGTCGTATCCTCCGAGAGCGGCGAGACGTAA
- a CDS encoding 2-oxo acid dehydrogenase subunit E2 codes for MAEEVKLPQLGESVTEGTITAWLVNEGEDVTEDQPLFEISTEKVDTEVPSPASGVLKEIRAQVDDTIEVGDVVAIIETEGEAAAEAPAADEAEAEAEAEAPAEEEAPEQEAAQQPAEEPRRDEQPAAREEPAAEAQAERAASATEVAAPEREGEPSGDGQAREELLSPIVRRLVEEHDIDVSRVEGTGKGGRITRQDVERVIQEGAARRAEPEAPPEAERDEEREREPRRPAAGVEPRQPHDGVRGRTEKLSRVRASIARSMFRSIQTTAQLTAAREVDVSRVMQVRAKAKDAFRQREGVPLSPLPFIARAVCMVLPRHESLNASIDVDEGVAKYYETINLGVAVDAPQGLIVPNIKDAQDLTVPALARAIADVADRVRNKKLNPDDVQGGTFTITNTGSRGVLFDTPVLNPPESGILATPVIEKRPVVRSNELGDEIAIRWMTYLCLTYDHRMVDGADAARFLADLAEMIETHDWSAEVSAY; via the coding sequence GTGGCCGAGGAAGTCAAGCTGCCGCAGCTGGGTGAGTCCGTCACCGAGGGGACGATCACGGCGTGGCTGGTCAACGAGGGCGAGGACGTCACCGAGGATCAGCCGCTGTTCGAGATCTCCACCGAAAAGGTCGACACGGAGGTGCCATCTCCCGCCAGCGGCGTGTTGAAGGAGATCCGCGCGCAGGTCGACGACACGATCGAGGTCGGCGACGTGGTCGCGATCATCGAGACCGAGGGTGAGGCTGCGGCCGAGGCGCCGGCTGCCGACGAGGCTGAAGCGGAGGCCGAGGCAGAGGCGCCTGCCGAGGAGGAGGCTCCCGAGCAGGAGGCTGCCCAGCAGCCGGCCGAGGAGCCACGCCGTGACGAGCAACCCGCTGCCCGGGAGGAACCGGCAGCAGAAGCGCAGGCCGAGCGCGCAGCGTCGGCCACCGAGGTCGCTGCGCCCGAACGTGAGGGCGAACCCAGCGGCGACGGGCAGGCCCGCGAAGAGCTGCTCTCGCCGATCGTGCGACGCCTGGTCGAGGAGCACGACATCGACGTGTCCCGCGTGGAGGGCACCGGGAAGGGGGGACGCATCACCCGTCAGGACGTCGAGCGGGTGATCCAGGAGGGCGCTGCCCGCCGTGCCGAGCCGGAGGCGCCACCCGAGGCGGAACGGGACGAGGAGCGCGAGCGCGAGCCACGCCGCCCCGCCGCTGGGGTCGAGCCGCGCCAGCCGCACGACGGCGTGCGGGGCCGGACGGAGAAGCTGTCGCGGGTCCGGGCTTCGATCGCTCGCAGCATGTTCCGAAGCATCCAGACCACCGCGCAGCTCACCGCGGCCCGCGAGGTGGATGTCAGCCGGGTCATGCAGGTGCGGGCCAAAGCCAAGGACGCGTTCCGCCAGCGCGAGGGCGTGCCTCTGTCGCCGTTGCCGTTCATCGCCCGGGCGGTGTGCATGGTCCTGCCACGCCACGAGTCGCTCAACGCATCGATCGACGTCGACGAGGGCGTTGCCAAGTACTACGAGACGATCAACCTCGGCGTCGCGGTGGACGCGCCGCAGGGTCTGATCGTCCCCAACATCAAGGACGCGCAGGACCTGACCGTGCCGGCCCTGGCCCGCGCGATCGCTGACGTCGCCGACCGGGTGCGCAACAAGAAACTCAACCCCGACGACGTCCAAGGCGGTACGTTCACGATCACCAACACCGGCTCGCGCGGCGTCCTGTTCGACACCCCCGTCCTCAACCCGCCCGAGAGCGGCATCCTGGCCACACCGGTGATCGAGAAGCGGCCGGTGGTCCGCAGCAACGAGCTCGGCGATGAGATCGCGATCCGCTGGATGACCTACCTGTGCCTCACCTACGACCACCGCATGGTGGACGGCGCCGACGCGGCCCGGTTCCTGGCGGACCTCGCCGAGATGATCGAGACCCACGACTGGTCGGCGGAGGTGAGCGCCTACTGA
- the lipB gene encoding lipoyl(octanoyl) transferase LipB, with amino-acid sequence MVGSPSVQRSAGALREAGSGEPVLSVDAGLVPYASAWELQRALVVRRAAGQIPDVLVTLQHPPVYTTGKRADHSHVLWDAAERASRGIELHAVDRGGDVTYHGPGQLVAYPIVRLQGLRNVVAYVRALEQVCVRTAADFGVQATTVRGLTGVWVGRDKLAAIGVRVSSRGVTSHGLAFNVTTDLDHFRGIVACGLPDRGVCSLGSLGVDADVRTVRQRMQDRFAELFGCRITAAVVDDLVASPAPTVT; translated from the coding sequence ATGGTGGGCTCACCGAGCGTCCAGCGGTCGGCGGGGGCGCTCCGCGAGGCTGGCTCCGGCGAGCCGGTCCTGTCCGTCGACGCCGGACTCGTGCCGTACGCGTCAGCCTGGGAGCTGCAACGGGCGCTGGTCGTGCGCCGCGCCGCCGGGCAGATCCCCGACGTCCTCGTGACGCTGCAACATCCGCCGGTGTACACAACCGGGAAGCGGGCCGACCACTCCCACGTGCTGTGGGACGCTGCCGAGCGCGCATCACGCGGCATCGAGCTGCACGCCGTCGACCGCGGTGGGGACGTCACCTACCACGGCCCGGGACAGCTGGTGGCCTACCCGATCGTGCGCCTCCAAGGTCTGCGCAACGTGGTGGCCTACGTCCGGGCGCTCGAGCAGGTGTGTGTGCGGACCGCCGCGGACTTCGGCGTGCAGGCCACGACGGTCCGTGGCCTGACCGGCGTGTGGGTCGGTCGCGACAAGCTGGCCGCGATCGGTGTGCGGGTGAGCAGCCGAGGCGTGACCAGCCATGGGTTGGCCTTCAACGTCACCACCGACCTCGACCACTTCCGAGGGATCGTCGCGTGCGGCCTGCCCGACCGGGGGGTCTGCTCGCTGGGCTCGCTGGGTGTCGACGCCGACGTGCGAACCGTGCGCCAGCGGATGCAGGACCGGTTCGCCGAGCTCTTCGGCTGCCGGATCACCGCGGCCGTCGTCGACGACCTCGTTGCTTCCCCGGCACCGACGGTCACGTGA